DNA from Chiloscyllium plagiosum isolate BGI_BamShark_2017 chromosome 44, ASM401019v2, whole genome shotgun sequence:
tagccaaggtctttttcccaggatgggggagctcaaaactagctttaaggtaagagggaagctttaaggtgagaggaaaatgttttaaggtgaggagggggaatgatataaaagtgACCCTAAAaatggcaacgttttcatgcagagggtggtgcatgtatggaatgagctgccagaggaagtgatagaggctttTACAATTACAAtgtgtaaaaggcatctggatgggtatgtgaataggaaggttttagagggactTGGCCAAATGGTGATTttaatagattaatttagaatatctggttactgtgtgctgtacaattctatgactctataccctGGAGGTGTGGATTCACTGTCCCACCTGCTCGGAGATGCATAATAACATCCGTGAACAGGTTATTAAAACATATATAAATACAATGCCaacaagaggaggtcagagacttggaatattgcagcaagcaTGTCagttcctgacttcccaaaacttATCCACCATCTCtaatgcacaagtcaggactgtaatggaatactccccacttgtctggatgagtgcagctccaataatactcaagaaaatTGACaacatccagtacaaagcagccaGCATGATTGGCGCTACATCcgcaagcattcactcccttgtTCACCAAtattcagtagcaacagtgtgtactatctacaaaatgcactgcagaaatttaccaaagattctTGAAGACAGCATGTTTGAAACCGTTGACCATTCCAACCCAAAAGGACAAAGGtcacagatacatgagaacaccaccacctgcatgttcccctccaaaccactcaccatcctgactttgaaatatgttgctgttccttcattatcactgggatgaaatcctggaattccctccgtaatAGCATCATGGGTCTACCTACTacacacggactgcagcagttcaagaagacagcttagcACCACAATGCCCACATTgcagaaaagaataaaaataagtaGACAGCTCAAGTATACAGAGATTTCAAAAGTATTGCGCTTTCTGTAGAGTGCAGCCTGAACTCAGTGAACGAGCCTGTTTCCACAAGTCTCTTGGACAGCCAAGGACGATCTCCCCTGGTCAACATGTGGAAAGTTGCCAAGAGGAAACATTTGGGAGCTCATCAGGTGTGCAAAGAAGATCTCACTGGTGATGAGTATCTGTAAAGGATAATGCtgaggaaaaatgtcttttaGCTGTATATGAGAAAATCCTTCCAGACTCTCACATATGTAGAACCATACAACACCTCTGCGCTGTCCCTGACATCAGCTTTGCATTTTCTTCTGCAATAAACACCTAAAATGCCAGGCCATAATCAGCCACGGAgtcaatgcaggtaaatgggatgagTTCAGTTTGGTGTCTGTTGGTCGGCGTAGACATGAGATCTGTTTCTCTGCGGTATGACTCTTTTTTGACTGTAAGCTTATATTACATTGCCCTTTGGGCGTATGTTGAGTGACTGAccactatgttaaaaatcacacaacaccagtttatagtctaacaggtttatttggaagcactaacctgttggactataacctggtgttgtgtgatttttaactttgcacaccccagtccaacactggcatctccaaatcataaattacTATGAACCTACAAACCACTCTGGGATGCTGTCAACCCTTCAGCAGAGGAGGTGGGGTTAAGTGGAGCATGCGCAAAGTCCCCCGTGTAGGAGCATGCGCAGTTCCAGCCCGGGAAGGGGGGGTTCAGGGTTCGAGGCTGTGCGGTAGGATTGGAGAAATCGGGTGAGTGTCGAGCAACGGATCCGGCCGTTTGGGGCGCGGGAGACCGTCACCGACATTGGCTGCGGGGGGTCTCAAGCTGCAAAGGAAACGCTTGCGGTGCCGGGATTGTAACCATTTGAACGGCGTCCGGCTTTTTCCGGGGGATTAGCgtggtcttttttaaaaaaaactgccgccatctttgtagggggcgATGAACCATTGCGGTGGCGGAGGAAAGGGGAGTGCCATCTTTCTGCGGGGCAGTGGGCGGAGGGGCGCACGCGCGACTGCCAGGGTCTCAGGCTCTTGCTCTGGGGCTCACGTGGTCTACATGGAGATCAATGCGTGTCCGCCCCCTGCTGTGTTCCAAAGGCTCAGGAACCCTTTGGGAAAAACATTCCCGCTCATCACTGACTCAGACAGACGACCTCATTGACCTTTAGTTTGAGAGTCACGTGAGACAACATGCTCATCCATCCATGcagttcataaaatccctacaatgtggaaacaggccctttggctcaacaagtccacactgaccctccaaagagtatcctacccagacccatttcctatcctatcactctacatttcccctgactgatgcatgtgaccttcacatccctgagcactgaattggcaatttagcatagccaattcacctaacctgcacatctttggatggttggaataaaccggagcacttggaagaaacccatgcaaatggggggtggagaatgtgcaaactatgcACAGATTgacatccgaggctggaattgaacccaggtccttggtgctgtgaggtagcagtgctaatcactgagccccaGTTACACCATCTCAGGCTCTTGTAGATTTCAATCAAACCCCCTCTTATTCTCTAAATTCCCAGTGGATACAAGCTAAAACTATCCAACTTTTCCGAATAAGAAAACCCATCTATTCAAGGGTATTGCTCtcataaatgttttctgaatctcCTCCAAAGGATTTTTATCCTTAAATAAGAAGCCCACTGCTGTACACAGTATAATGATTTCCTCAGTGCTCTGTATGAATTAAGTataaccttgttttttttaaataaagtttgcCTTGTAATAAACAGTAACATTCTTTTAGTTATTATAATCACTTGCTGGACCTGCCAAGTAACTTTTTGTAATCTTGCAATCTTTTATTCATCATTTGGCCAATTGATCTTCTGGTGTTTAAATAGTGGATATCCCTGTTCGTCCAGTTGTTGGGAGGTGTGGGGGTGAGGTGTgacttggaggtgatggtgttcacATCCACCAGCAAGCCTGGTCTTTTAAGGTGGTGAGGGTTGAGGATTTGGGAGTTATTGTCAAAATTCCTGCCTCTTTCacctcttcctttctctttttctttgtcaCTTTCCGCACAGCCCAAAGTCTTGAGGAGGCACACAGCAGGTGGCAGCTTCCCTTCCTTGACGAACATTACCAAACCAGATGGATTATTTTGGCAATCTGGAAGCTTTCATGTTAATCATTTCCTAAGACCCTCAAAAGACCAGATCCATTCAGCTGtatctcacaacttgcctttgATTTGTAGTTGGGAAACAAATCAAACCATGTCGAGGTTTAGGAAGAATCATTTGATCTGAAACAAtacctctgatgtctctccatagctgctgccagacttactgagcttttccagcaattactatttttgcAATCCATGTCGGGTTCTGATGGCGATGCCGTATTTACTATAAACTCAGTATTGTGAAATTTTCAACATGGAAGGAGAAAGCACTGTTAACAGTTGCAAGAAATCGTTCACGTGTTCCTTGTGTGGGCAAGACTTCAACCAACCATCTGACCTATTAGAACATAAATGTGGTGATGATGGGCGGAAACTATGGAAATGTGAGGACTGTGGGAAGGGTTTCAAATCCCCATCGAAGCTGGAAAGCCATCGGCGCAGTCACAGtggggaaaggccattcactTGTTCCatttgtgggaagggattcactcagtcatcccatTTACTTGCACACCAGTCCGCACACACTGGGGAGGGACCGTTTCCCTGCTCaaactgtgggaagggattcactcgggTATCCAACCTACTGAGACACCAGTGCACTCATACTAGTGACACGGCGTATAAATGTCCAGACTGTGGAAAGTTCTATAAAAATTCTGGGGAATTGATGCACCATCAATGTATTCATACTGACGAGAGACCGTTCGAGTGTCCTTATTGTGGGATTAGGTTCAGGCGATCATCTTACCTCACTGTCCACCAGcgaattcacacaggggagaggccattcagctgctctGAGTGTGGTAGGGGTTTCACTCAGCTAGCTCACCTGCTGACGCACGAGCGCGCACATACCGGGGAGAGACCGTTTCCCTGCTCTGACTGTGGGAAGAGGTTCACTCAGCTTTCCAACCTACTgagacaccagcgagttcacactgatgagagaccgtttaaatgcccagaTTGTAGCAAGTTCTTCAAAAGTTCCAGGGAATTGATCTCCCATCGACATACTCACACTGATGAAAGACCGTTCGGATGCTCTCGCTGCGGGACTGCATTCAGGCGATCATCTCAACTCACTGTGCACCAGCAAATTCACACCGGCGAGAGACCATTtacctgccctgagtgtgggaaaggattcagtgACTCGTCCAACCTACAGATACACCAGagggttcacactggggagagaccttttaaatgtcCAGACTGCGCAAAGTGCTTTAAAAGTTCCGGAGAGCTGATGTCCCATAAACATGTTCACACAGACGAGAGGCCATTCAAgtgctctcactgtggggctgggtTCAAGCACTCATCTCAACTCACTGtccaccagcaagttcacacgggggagaggccattcacctgctcagtgtgtgggaaggggttcagTGATTCATCCAACTTGCTaatacaccagcgagttcacaccggCGAAAGACCTTTTCAGTGCCCAGAGTGCGGGAAGTGCTATAAGAGTTCGGGGGAACTGAAATCCCATCAACGTGCTCACACGGACGAGAGACCGTTCAGCTGCCCTCGCTGTGGGATGAAGTTCAAGCGGTCATCGCACCTCACTGtccaccagcgggttcacactggggaaaAACCGTTCTCCTGCTtcaagtgtgggaagggattcactcaattaTCGCATCTCCTGAGACACCAGCAAACTCACAAGTAACTACAGGGACTGGGCTTTGCTGTTTAGTCACATCCAGAACTGAAGCATATTTGTGGTCGTCTGCTCCTGTTGGTTTTGTTGAACTCCAGTTATACGTGTCAAAATTCCAAATATAAGTCAAATAAATTGGCTCAGTATTAAACACAAAGTGTTGAGTCTTAATCTTTCGAACAAGTATGTGGGTCTCTTTTTGCCACGGAAATTGACATACTCTGATAAACTGCCTGTGCTGCTGCTCCCATTCCACTCACCATTGGGGCCAAGTTGCCTTGAGTGTTCCACTTGCCCGAGCCTTGAACTTTCTCTGAGCATCTTTCTCTGCTCTCAGAACTGATCTTGACCTTGTGACCCTATTCTCACACAGCCTCTGACCCTGACTCAGgtacaggttagattagattctctacagcccaaccagtccacattgaccctccgaagagtaacccacccagacccatttccctctgactaatggacctaacactatgggcaattttagctaggccaattcacctgacctgtacatctttggactgtgggaggaaaccggagcaaacccacgcagacatggggagaatgtgcaaactccacacagtcagtcgcctgaggctggaatcgaacctgggaccctggtgaggcagcagtgctaacgactaaGCCACCATGATCTGCAGTTAAaagtgaccatggctgatcatccaactccgtaCCCGTTGATCCCTTTGTAGTTAAATAACCAAGGTGAGAATTTGGATATGATTAAAATTTAAGGCTACTGCTAACTTTAGTTTGTGCGACTTCAGCTTGTGGATTTATCTCAAATCCGCAGTTTCTCTGATTTGGTGGGAGAAATCACATTCGGCTGTGCATATGAGCACTTCTGACTATATACAAAAAAGAAAAAGCAGGCACAACAGCTTTAGGTAGTAGGATGTGGACAGAGTCATTCTGTCCCTCTTGTGTGGCTATGTTTGTGCTCAGGCGTCATTGGATGAACATGAGGTGTCCACCAGTGCTCTCAATGTCTTTATAGAGAGGTGTGCACCAGAGTGGGTACAGTGGTTTATTTCCCCATCCAACTccatttttaatttagccccttcCTGTTCTCCCTATCCCCACTCTTCTTCATTCCCTGTAATAGGCTTTCATggattttgagaaaatttgtagctcaggttaaggttctggatgtaggtttgctcgctgagctggaaggttcattttcagatgttttgtcaccctactaggtaacatcttcagtggggatggttgggttggtgatgtcatttcctgtgatgtcatttcccaaagaaacccaaacatataaatagaaagcaggattcATGAACCGGTGTttcacccagaggcccactgaagatgttacctagtagggtgacgaaacgactgaaccttccagctcagcgagcaaacctacatctgtaATAGGCTTTGCATGTAAACTTCTAATTGACTGCAGAGGTGATTATTGGAGGTGGTTAATAGGTAAAAATAGTGATTCGTTGGTGGGGAAGTCGATCGGTTGTGTGGGATAACACTTACGGATGTGGGAAAAGAAAGCAGATGCAACATCCTAATTGGCTGCAAGGGTGATGGTTAACAGTTAATATCAAAAAGAAAAGTaatggtgatttggtgatggaaaggAAGACATGCAATTGTGTGTATTTCTGGACTGAAAAAATAACAtttctggatttaaaaaaaaaagcattatggATAAGTCGGCAGAATCGTCCATCCCGAGTTGAGACTAGCTCATCTACGCTACAAGTGGTGGCTGTATTTTGGTGTTAACTATACAGCATGTTCCTTTCCATTAGGCTTCCTAAATTATTACATTTTGGAGTTAGTGAGGTTTGTCTGTGTGAAGATTAAAGAACAATgagaatttacagcccaggaacaggcccttcggccctccaagcctgagccgatccaaatctactgtctaaacctgtcacccaattcctaagcatctgcatccctctgctccccagctactcatgcatctgtccagacgcatcttaaatgaatctactgtgcctgcctctaccacctctgctggcaatgcattccagacgcACCCtctgccgcgtgtatcccccttgaactttccacctctcaccttgaaagcatgatctctcattattgaatccttcaccctgggaaaaagcttgtctctatccaccctgtctatacccttcatgattttgtagacctcaatcaggttcctccctcaatctcctttttgctAATGAACTTGTAAGCATTTCTGTAATCGTAATgaatgttaaaaacaaaacagcagagaATTTTATGAGTGTAACCGATGTGCATTTGACTGTATTAGaagattttatgattttattttgctTCGGGTAGCACCGAAAGCTTGGAGAAAACCCCTTTGTATTGGGCAATTTTCGCAGAAGTCTTGGCTGAAACTGGATGCAAAAAGCTGTCCCCAAAGAAGGAAATGTCCCAGAACTGTTAAGAAATAGTTACATCAATTTAAGAGTTTGGTTTCAATGCTCCAGACCATAAATATTTTGTTAAAACCCTGAACGGGATATTTGAAACTGAGGAAGTCTAAGCTCAGTGATATGCAGGTTTCCCGAAAGAGTCTGTCAGATCCTGAAGATGGAGAATTAAGGCCACTGTTACATTAAGCCCAATGGCTATGATGGAGAAGGGAATTCTCCCTGGTATGAGTGCTGTAAAGGAATGCTGTTGggattatatattatatatataaattattGCGACACGGCAGTGAATCCTTCTATTAATTAAAtcaaaacacacagaaaagctcacctcatctcGTAATCAGTTAAAGTAGTGATAGAGAACTCCCAGATTCCACTATTTAAGGAAATCCAATTctgactagatttggttgggatatctggtcggcatagacgagttggacagaagggtctctatgactctatgaacatgaaacaacaactattcaccaCTCTGagccccccaccccctttcttGAAACTGCTTATTAcctacctccaactctataacaatatgttgttccaataagacacttcttaaaattacaccaatttaatttcaaaaccacatagcGACTGtcattttcaatgtttcttcTTCGGGTtgatgatctccctgggtcgtcgtctttctttttactgcgagtatgtttcatatgaaaaggtacctttgatagagaatgtttcctaatttcttgagtTTCTCTCTCGAAGGCAGTTGCTcactaagaaccttctctccctttctctctctctttctttatcttctaactccatttgcctctaTCGCAATTTAAGTTTCTATAACTCTCCTGCGcttctctgtttctctgatacacctaagtgcttgaccaacgccattacaatttcagctttccttttgacCCTGGTtcaacccaattctaacctatttgctcATTCTAAGAGTATGTCCttcctgtctttctaaacttacttggcaaatttgaggagcatcttcaaaccccagaacctctttagcaatgttaagagccatttccctcacttttaatttaaccaattaaCTAAGATGAAACAAATTGTCTcgcctacgttttatttaaagatctcagAGACTAGACGGCTGGGATCTTTTGTAACccaaatctgctgggatcttttgtaacccaaatctgttcaaatctcagactggatctattTAAACCTATCCaaatgggtagcacagtggttagcactgctgcctcacaacgccagagatctgggttcaattcctgcctcaggcaactgtgtggatttcctctgggtgctccgctttccttccacggtccaaaaatgtgcaggttaggtgaattggctatgctaaattgcccatagtgttaggtgaaggggtaactgtaggggaatgggtctgggtggattgctcttcggagggtcggtgtggacttgttgggccgaagggcctgtttccacactataagtaatctaatctaatcaaatctcaCACCTGAGCCCGAAACTATTAAGTGATTCATAATCCCTCAGTTATATTATAGTTTGCTGTGTACTTTAATCCCTCATTTGCTGATAGCACAAGGGGAGTCTTTGTCCTATTTTATGTATCATATGAGAGTTGGTACCAGAGGACCAATAGTGATGCTGTGCCAACGATATCATCAAGATTTGACTTTCGTGCTTAAATCTCATTGTCTTTGTGTTACAGTTGCAAATACTTGTGTCAACCCTTTCAAGTGGTTGACATCCCAACCTTCAGGGAGTCACAACAGAGAGACAAATCCCCATTCTTTGAATTCGATAATGGCCTTGGAATGTGACAGGAGTGAAAGTGCAGCTGACATCCTCATAAACTAGGCCACACCCTGATCTCACAATGTGGCTAGTAAGCCTTCTCAAGTTACTTTCACatgaagtgggggtgggggcgggactGACTGGAACTATCCCTTTGCAATGCACTATTTTATTCTACAGGACTCGCAACCAATCATGGAGGTGCTCAACACAAACTGCCAAGCATAAGACTACCTTGTTGTATTACTGCTCTGAAAAGAGAAAGAGGGAGCGTTGTAAATGAGTCAACTGTATGCAGAATCTTATTGAGGGAGAATTCATTCTAAACAAGGACAAGTGTGTCACTGGGGAGAGCTTTGC
Protein-coding regions in this window:
- the LOC122543640 gene encoding zinc finger protein 2 homolog — its product is MHHQCIHTDERPFECPYCGIRFRRSSYLTVHQRIHTGERPFSCSECGRGFTQLAHLLTHERAHTGERPFPCSDCGKRFTQLSNLLRHQRVHTDERPFKCPDCSKFFKSSRELISHRHTHTDERPFGCSRCGTAFRRSSQLTVHQQIHTGERPFTCPECGKGFSDSSNLQIHQRVHTGERPFKCPDCAKCFKSSGELMSHKHVHTDERPFKCSHCGAGFKHSSQLTVHQQVHTGERPFTCSVCGKGFSDSSNLLIHQRVHTGERPFQCPECGKCYKSSGELKSHQRAHTDERPFSCPRCGMKFKRSSHLTVHQRVHTGEKPFSCFKCGKGFTQLSHLLRHQQTHK